Genomic segment of Juglans microcarpa x Juglans regia isolate MS1-56 chromosome 7S, Jm3101_v1.0, whole genome shotgun sequence:
TCTATCCCATTAGCACAAGCACTCAAAGCACATAAATTTTATACCTTGAACTACTGTTCAAATATTCTTATCTGTTATGTGGCAGGGGCTTGTTTCACTATCACTATCAACATACTTATTCTTACTCAAGCCTAGTGGCTGTGGTAATGAACAATCTCCTTGTGGATCCCATTCAGGCTTCCATATGGCTCTGTTCTACCTCTCAATATACTTGATTGCCCTAGGAAACGGAGGTTACCAACCTAACATAGCCACATTTGGGGCAGATCAGTTTGATGAAGAGGACCCTAATGAAGGGAACTCCAAAATAGCCTTCTTTAGCTACTTCTACTTGGCTTTGAACTTGGGTTCTCTCTTTTCAAACACTGTTTTGGGCTATTTTGAGGATGAAGGAATATGGGCATTAGGATTTTGGGCATCAGCTGGCTCTGCTACTCTTGCATTGGTCTTGTTTCTGTCGGGCACCCCATGGTACAGGCATTTCAAACCTAGAGGCAACCCTCTCTCCAGGTGTTGCCAAGTGGTGGTAGCTGCCACAAGAAAATGGAAGGTTGACCTGACGCCAAGGGAAGAAGATTTGTTTGAATTAGAAGGAAATGATCAATCTTCCAAGAATGGGGATAGAAAGATACTCCACACTCAAGGCTTCAAGTAAGTTCATATCCTTAATTTTTATGCATTAGTACTTACTAATGATGAAAACTTTTTTGGGATTAATAAtgctttgaatattttgatcAGGTTCTTAGATAGAGCAGCAATTATCACTTCAGAGAACATCCACCAGATGGACAAAGAAACTTATAATCCATGGTATCTTTGCACTGTGTCACAAGTTGAAGAGTTGAAATGCGTTTTAAGACTGCTTCCAATATGGCTATGCACGATTCTCTATTCGGTAGTTTTCACTCAAATGGCATCTCTATTCGTGGAACAAGGTGCTGCCATGAAAACCACCCTTTCGGGCTTCCACGTTCCTCCAGCAAGCATGTCTAGTTTTGACATCCTCAGTGTAGCAGCTTTCATATTCATCTACAGGCGGGTTCTCGAACCTCTTTTTGCCATGAGGAAGCGCAATGGTAAAGGGTTAACCGAGCTTCAGAGGATGGGAATTGGCCTTGTCATAGCAATATTAGCAATGGTTGCAGCTGGGGTTGTAGAGTGTTTCAGATTAAACAACGCAACGACAGATTGCAGCAACTGTGAAGGCTCAAGCTCAATGAGCATCTTTTGGCAAACTCCCCAATATGTGCTTGTAGGAGCATCTGAGGTTTTCATGTATGTGGGGCAGCTAGAGTTCTTCAATGGGCAGGCTCCTGATGGATTGAAGAGCTTTGGAAGTGCTCTCTGCATGACATCCATATCACTAGGCAACTATGTGAGCAGTTTGCTGGTGACAATTGTCATGAAAATCTCAACCAGAGATGACATGCCTGGTTGGATCCCAGGTAACCTTAACAGAGGACATTTAGACCTGTTCTTCTTCCTCTTAGCAGCTTTGACAACAGCTGATCTCATGATCTACATTGTCTGTGCAAAGTGGTATAAGTATATCAAGTTTGAAGGAAAGAATGGAGACAACATTAAGGCCTACAAGCAAGCTGAGCTTGGAGTGGTATAGGATATGGTGATTGCCATGTTTTGGTGAATGCTTTGTAATAATTCCAAGTCATAAAGATGAAGAACTGGGCAAGAGAGTGACTTTTGCAATGAAACTagagaaatttagaaataatttctaatttctcTTCAGTTGAGCGAAGGGTGTGGTTTTTGTAAGAAGTAGAGTGCTTCTGTAATGTACAAATTCTCAAGCTAAGCATTGATGCAACTCCCCATGTGTGATGAAGGACCCTTGTCACTGCACTGCATCTTTTATCCTTTTTTGTAAACTTCCATGTACTTGCATAATATTTGTAAGAAaagtaattttgaattttgttatttttaatcatattttattgttgtgaaatattttaaataaaattttatattaaataattaaatataaattcatcatTAAGTTTTATTAGGGTCGGGGAAAATCGTGTGCCTAGCCCGACCTGACCTGTTTAAGTgtaaaaatggaaatgaaatatccgattattatttttttaaaacgagtAATACCCGATACCCGATTTTAGTCTAAAACAAGGTCTTTTTTGGCCTTTCACAGAATCACATCTCAGCCCTCAAGTTTCCTCTCCTTTCTCCCGCTCGACACTCACTCTTTCCCTCGCAGCTCtcatgactctctctctctcgcaactCAGAATCAAGGTTAGCACATAGGTTTGTCGATTTTTCATGATTAGAACAAAATATTGCCATTTGGTTTGAATCTAAAACTCGAAatcaaagtttttcttctttgcatGATTTAGGTTGGTTATTCATGGGTGTTCTGGTGGCTGAATAGGCTACATTTTCTTACTCGTTTGCTCTTCATGTTTTATGATCGCCCACTCTCTGTTTATGCTCtgctattttattattattatgattattattattattattatttggttagGATCTCAAGTTGGAAAACAGAATCTTGCTCTCTTGTTTGAgattagtttgtgagtttgctATTCGTGCGTTTATGGGTGCTTGGGTGGTTGAATAGGCTATATATTGCTTGCTTGTTTGTGCTTGATGGTTTATACTCTCCTATTCTTTGTTTATGATGTGCTATTCTCAGTTTGCTCTCTACTATTCATGGGTCTCTGTGTAAAAATATTGTTCTCTATTGTGTAGAACTATGTTCTCAATAAAGTAAATGATGTTGGTTGTCTGAATTGCATCAATTGTCTATTGTTCTTGACAATTGTTTTGGTGATTTgtaaaaaacaacaaatatcTGTTAAGCATTAGGCcatgtgttgtgttgtgttttgttttgtaaagCATGTATGCAATTTTCAAGTAATTAATTACATACATGCTTTTCTAGCTTGACCCTTTTTTTACTTGGAACAAAATAAGATTACTAAATTTTCAATTAGATATCCGATCATTGTCAATATAGTTCGAGATGTGTTAGCTATTTCAATATCTATTGTTGCTTCTGAGTCGACATTTAGCGTTGGAGGTCATATCTTAAATTCATTTCTTAGCTCATTGGCCTCGACAATAGTTGAAGCTCTTATCTATACACAAAACTGGTTGATGACTCTATTAATTATGACTCCCAAAATGTAATGGAAGATGCTGAAAGCTACAAGTTAGAAACCGGTAAGATTCatatttaaagaatatttttttaaagtcatttcaattaattatattttaacatttttttctatGTAAAGATAACtttgaagaatattttcaaTGTGGTCGATTGAAGATTACTTGCAGCTATAGCACTAAAGGGCATAGGAGGAATCCTCCTTATATCTAGTAGCTCTTTTGGGGTCTATCTTCTGGTTGGCATTTCTACCTTGGTTTGAGGACGCTTAACTCAAGCTACATCTTGGTGCTGTCTTTTTGGATTATTCACAagtgtttatataatataacttataTAAAGTGGACgctctcatgcatgcatgaagttTCCAACTTAGTAcaaattaattgtttaaattaatttgttctATCTTTTTTGGTATTGACTACATGGATAGGTACTTTGTAATAGTCCACAATGATGAGATTGGAGAATCTTTTGCTAATCCAAAGTTAAAAACATTGTTTTCGtcgttcatatttttttttttttaataagagatcATATTTTGTTAGACcattaattttctctttttatttcgcgaggtatattatttataatggaCTATGAACTTTTGCTCTTGTGCTATGGAGTAACTTTCTATGCAAAAGATGACCATTTTAAGGAAGGTTTTGTGCATAAACCTCTTGCATTTGAGGTGAAGGGAGAACTCTATTGCTCAGTCCTAGCCAATTGTTAGAGGTCTATGCAAAAAGAGGACTCCATCTTCCATTTGATTATCCTCACTCACATATGTTTGACGTGATACATTTGAAGTGGCTACCTTTATGAATTACTTAAATGAAAATCACTAAAAATGTGCTACATAGTAGGCATGATAAAGGATGACAAAttctagaaaaaagaaaagtattaaTCATGCAAAAACAAACAGATTTTTTTGTCCGAAACTATTCGAAGTGTATAGAGCGGGTGCTGTCTTCCAAGTGTTGTTTTACTATCAAGTAGTAGACCTTGAGGTATTAATACCACCTTATCTGAGGGAGGATAAAGAACAAACTggagttttggtgagttttgttACCTGGTGCTTCccaaagtaaaaataaagcTCATTTTGGTCCTACCAATTAGCAAGTAAATTAGTGCACGATCACAACTTTCTGTACAAAAGAGTATTAGAACGaaccatttcaaatattttatatagaatagtaaaatttttctaatatatatatagattatcctccattccccccccccctctcccaaC
This window contains:
- the LOC121241405 gene encoding protein NRT1/ PTR FAMILY 7.3-like, giving the protein MIMACLNVCNKGAVEGKVKRGQEVCTLDGTVDRHGRPAVRERTGTWVAGSLILVNQGLATLAFFGVGVNLVLFLTRVLDQDNADAANNVSKWTGTVYLFSLVGAFLSDSYLGRYKTCVIFQTIFVLGLVSLSLSTYLFLLKPSGCGNEQSPCGSHSGFHMALFYLSIYLIALGNGGYQPNIATFGADQFDEEDPNEGNSKIAFFSYFYLALNLGSLFSNTVLGYFEDEGIWALGFWASAGSATLALVLFLSGTPWYRHFKPRGNPLSRCCQVVVAATRKWKVDLTPREEDLFELEGNDQSSKNGDRKILHTQGFKFLDRAAIITSENIHQMDKETYNPWYLCTVSQVEELKCVLRLLPIWLCTILYSVVFTQMASLFVEQGAAMKTTLSGFHVPPASMSSFDILSVAAFIFIYRRVLEPLFAMRKRNGKGLTELQRMGIGLVIAILAMVAAGVVECFRLNNATTDCSNCEGSSSMSIFWQTPQYVLVGASEVFMYVGQLEFFNGQAPDGLKSFGSALCMTSISLGNYVSSLLVTIVMKISTRDDMPGWIPGNLNRGHLDLFFFLLAALTTADLMIYIVCAKWYKYIKFEGKNGDNIKAYKQAELGVV